One region of Anaeromyxobacter paludicola genomic DNA includes:
- a CDS encoding ArnT family glycosyltransferase, with amino-acid sequence MSRDRLPLAGALLLLAGLTFSLLVVHVDENDGAVYAVIARHLAQDRTPFHLRYLAEALPAFHEHPPLWIWAQAGALALLPGLHLGLLGALCALGTLAATFAIGRDLLGPRAAFLGALLLATNDSFFRWSPTAKLDPPLVLLFTLCVAVLLRAGTSGRRLFLGGLLAGLGALVKGAPALGAPVAAALVLLCAGRREALRSGRAWALVLAGVLLPIAAFAAADRVATGGAYLQGYLHDQLLASITGRRTDGRGHLQLLSDLLGRGLPIVALAPLALLRERRGRLGLLLWAALVLGAFSAAARSFWWYFLPALPPLALLAGAALDDLLVKLGRAPLAEALLPRLAALAGIALLAALPLRLAAPTVRPCRFGALAARAGALPPPGASLGLVPVDYPNQALLAEHTGRDVRLRPTLAALPPEIGVALTIGLAAPEPGWRERARDGRVALVERSR; translated from the coding sequence TTGTCCCGCGACCGCCTCCCCCTCGCCGGCGCCCTGCTGCTGCTCGCCGGGCTCACCTTCTCGCTCCTCGTGGTGCACGTGGACGAGAACGACGGCGCCGTGTACGCGGTCATCGCCCGCCACCTCGCGCAGGACCGCACGCCGTTCCACCTGCGCTACCTCGCGGAGGCGCTGCCGGCCTTCCACGAGCACCCGCCGCTCTGGATCTGGGCGCAGGCCGGCGCGCTCGCGCTCCTGCCCGGGCTCCACCTCGGGCTCCTCGGCGCGCTCTGCGCGCTCGGCACCCTCGCCGCCACCTTCGCCATCGGACGCGACCTGCTCGGGCCGCGGGCGGCGTTCCTGGGCGCGCTCCTCCTCGCCACCAACGACTCCTTCTTCCGCTGGAGCCCGACCGCCAAGCTCGACCCGCCGCTCGTGCTCCTGTTCACGCTCTGCGTGGCGGTGCTGCTCCGGGCCGGGACGAGCGGGCGGCGGCTCTTCCTCGGCGGGCTCCTCGCCGGCCTGGGCGCGCTCGTGAAGGGCGCGCCGGCGCTCGGGGCGCCGGTGGCGGCGGCGCTGGTGCTCCTCTGCGCCGGGCGGCGCGAGGCGCTGCGCTCGGGGCGCGCCTGGGCCCTCGTGCTCGCGGGCGTCCTCCTGCCCATCGCCGCCTTCGCCGCCGCCGACCGCGTCGCGACCGGCGGCGCCTATCTCCAGGGCTACCTCCACGACCAGCTCCTCGCCTCGATCACCGGGCGCCGGACCGACGGGCGCGGCCACCTGCAGCTCCTCTCGGACCTCCTCGGCCGCGGCCTGCCGATCGTGGCCCTCGCGCCGCTGGCGCTCCTCCGCGAGCGGCGGGGCCGGCTCGGGCTGCTCCTCTGGGCGGCGCTCGTGCTCGGCGCCTTCAGCGCCGCGGCCCGCTCGTTCTGGTGGTACTTCCTGCCGGCCCTCCCGCCGCTGGCGCTGCTCGCCGGCGCGGCGCTCGACGACCTCCTCGTGAAGCTCGGCCGCGCGCCGCTGGCGGAGGCGCTCCTGCCCCGGCTGGCGGCGCTCGCCGGGATCGCGCTCCTGGCGGCGCTCCCGCTCCGGCTCGCCGCCCCCACGGTCCGCCCCTGCCGCTTCGGCGCCCTGGCGGCGCGGGCCGGCGCGCTCCCGCCCCCGGGCGCGAGCCTGGGGCTCGTGCCGGTCGATTACCCGAACCAGGCGCTCCTCGCCGAGCACACCGGGCGCGACGTGCGGCTCCGGCCGACGCTCGCGGCCCTCCCTCCCGAGATCGGCGTGGCCCTGACCATCGGGCTCGCGGCGCCGGAGCCGGGCTGGCGGGAGCGGGCGCGCGACGGGCGGGTGGCGCTCGTGGAGCGATCGCGCTGA
- the aceK gene encoding bifunctional isocitrate dehydrogenase kinase/phosphatase, with product MRAARPESELDLAEWGADAILRSYELFREEFNRITGRARARFEARDWRGIQQDAVERLDLRPRSVQELVQALEARCAGAAERHALFAGMKRLYAARMAGRHDVELAETFFNSATRRVLGTVGVQPDQEFVASDWELLAAPSAEPVYATYRPEGGTEALFRRLLGDRAFRVPWRDLAGDARLAAAELDAFLASTLDGRPLDAVELARPVFFRNKGAYLVGRLRRGDALSPLLLPLLNGEGGIALDAVLLTERDASIVFSFTRSYFHVEIDRPHDLVWFVKSLLPTKRVSEIYIGLGYNKHGKTELYRELQEHLAHGHDRFRVAAGVPGMVMAVFTLPSLDLVFKVIKDRFPAPKSTTRAEVMRKYALVFRHDRAGRLVDAQEFEHLAFERARFEPALLEALLRDCGESVRLEGDRVVVRHLYAERRLVPLDLYVRDHDEPGARDAVLDYGQCIRDLAATNTFPGDLLLKNFGVTRHGRVIFYDYDELCPVTECRFRDLPAPRDDGEETAAEPWFYVADEDVFPEEFLRFLGLPGPLREAFLSAHAELLTAGFWRRCQERLRAGEVIDIFPYRQSQRLGHSG from the coding sequence ATGCGCGCGGCCCGACCCGAGAGCGAGCTCGACCTGGCGGAGTGGGGGGCCGACGCCATCCTGCGGTCGTACGAGCTCTTCCGCGAGGAGTTCAACCGGATCACCGGCCGCGCCCGCGCCCGGTTCGAGGCGCGCGACTGGCGCGGCATCCAGCAGGACGCGGTGGAGCGGCTCGACCTGCGCCCCCGCTCGGTGCAGGAGCTGGTGCAGGCCCTCGAGGCCCGCTGCGCCGGGGCGGCCGAGCGCCACGCCCTCTTCGCCGGGATGAAGCGGCTCTACGCCGCCCGGATGGCCGGGCGGCACGACGTGGAGCTGGCGGAGACCTTCTTCAACTCGGCGACGCGCCGCGTGCTCGGGACGGTGGGGGTGCAGCCGGACCAGGAGTTCGTCGCCTCGGACTGGGAGCTCCTCGCCGCGCCCTCCGCCGAGCCGGTCTACGCCACCTACCGGCCGGAGGGCGGCACCGAGGCGCTCTTCCGGCGGCTGCTCGGGGACCGCGCCTTCCGCGTGCCGTGGCGCGACCTCGCCGGCGACGCGCGGCTCGCGGCGGCGGAGCTCGACGCCTTCCTCGCGTCCACCCTCGACGGCCGCCCGCTCGACGCGGTCGAGCTCGCGCGGCCGGTCTTCTTCCGCAACAAGGGCGCCTACCTCGTGGGGCGGCTCCGGCGCGGCGACGCGCTCTCCCCGCTGCTCCTGCCCCTCCTGAACGGCGAGGGCGGGATCGCGCTCGACGCGGTGCTCCTCACCGAGCGCGACGCCAGCATCGTCTTCAGCTTCACCCGCTCCTACTTCCACGTCGAGATCGACCGGCCGCACGACCTCGTCTGGTTCGTGAAGTCGCTCCTGCCCACCAAGCGGGTGTCCGAGATCTACATCGGGCTCGGCTACAACAAGCACGGCAAGACCGAGCTCTACCGCGAGCTGCAGGAGCACCTCGCCCACGGCCACGACCGCTTCCGGGTCGCGGCGGGGGTGCCCGGGATGGTGATGGCGGTCTTCACCCTCCCCTCGCTCGACCTCGTCTTCAAGGTCATCAAGGACCGCTTCCCGGCGCCGAAGAGCACCACCCGCGCCGAGGTGATGAGGAAGTACGCCCTGGTGTTCCGGCACGACCGCGCCGGGCGGCTCGTGGACGCGCAGGAGTTCGAGCACCTCGCCTTCGAGCGGGCCCGCTTCGAGCCGGCGCTGCTCGAGGCGCTGCTCCGCGACTGCGGCGAGTCGGTCCGGCTCGAGGGCGACCGGGTGGTGGTCCGGCACCTCTACGCCGAGCGGCGGCTCGTGCCCCTCGACCTGTACGTGCGGGACCACGACGAGCCGGGCGCGCGCGACGCGGTGCTCGACTACGGGCAGTGCATCCGCGACCTCGCCGCCACCAACACCTTCCCCGGCGACCTGCTCCTCAAGAACTTCGGGGTCACCCGGCACGGCCGGGTCATCTTCTACGACTACGACGAGCTCTGCCCGGTGACCGAGTGCCGCTTCCGCGACCTGCCGGCGCCGCGCGACGACGGCGAGGAGACGGCCGCCGAGCCCTGGTTCTACGTGGCCGACGAGGACGTGTTCCCGGAGGAGTTCCTGCGCTTCCTCGGCCTGCCCGGCCCGCTGCGGGAGGCGTTCCTCTCGGCCCACGCCGAGCTCCTGACCGCCGGCTTCTGGCGCCGCTGCCAGGAGCGGCTCCGCGCCGGCGAGGTCATCGACATCTTCCCCTACCGGCAGAGCCAGCGGCTCGGTCACTCCGGCTGA
- a CDS encoding PAS domain-containing sensor histidine kinase: protein MVADDDIPPASGPGEPLATAIFELMPAGVALLRGEELVYEYVNPAYQAMVAGASLVGRPFGSAWVEMGDRLRPALREVLRTGRRFGGHDQPLPVRRGRGLSTAWFDFSVDRLTDPRGGPDRLLILATETTATVHARRVAEESASHSAKALRDLQAVVDALSVGVMIADPAGNLLVLNYAAAALHGFGTGEDYQLGLRELSSLFRVRDLAGRELAPEDWPLGRIVRGESFDDLEFELERPEQGWRRILSYGGRPVAGEGGRPFVNVLTIRDVTALHQAERDRRQLFERVQRQAAQLEAVLAAIADGLIIYGPSGEVLHINPAGRDTTGFGDELLERPLAARLRAGDLVDDAGRPIPIEETPAWRALRGETSRGRVVGMRRPDGQRIWHSVSAAPIRGPTGEVQGAVVSLTDVSAIRELQEQRADLIRTLSHDVRTPLNVIVNQAELLRMKPSLEGLPRRLASIATSTRRITAMIDDLVEMARIQLGRAAAQQAPVDLQAFLAELLDRLRGTLPVERVTAELPPGLPRVAADPGRLERILVNLLGNALKYSEGPVRVGARATGPNLELAVADQGRGISAEDLPRIFDRFFRAGDVGETEGIGLGLYVARSLAEAHGGTIRAESGGPGQGSVFTLVLPLAAVPAP from the coding sequence TTGGTCGCAGACGACGACATCCCGCCGGCCTCGGGTCCGGGCGAACCGCTGGCGACGGCCATCTTCGAGCTGATGCCGGCCGGCGTCGCGCTGCTGCGGGGCGAGGAGCTCGTCTACGAGTACGTGAACCCGGCCTACCAGGCGATGGTGGCCGGCGCGTCGCTGGTCGGGCGGCCGTTCGGGAGCGCCTGGGTGGAGATGGGCGATCGGCTCCGCCCCGCCCTGCGCGAGGTGCTCCGGACCGGACGCCGGTTCGGGGGCCACGACCAGCCGCTGCCGGTCCGCCGCGGCCGCGGGCTGAGCACCGCCTGGTTCGACTTCAGCGTGGACCGCCTCACCGACCCGCGCGGCGGGCCGGACCGGCTCCTGATCCTCGCCACCGAGACCACCGCCACGGTGCACGCGCGCCGCGTCGCCGAGGAGAGCGCCTCCCACAGCGCCAAGGCCCTGCGCGACCTGCAGGCGGTGGTGGACGCGCTCTCGGTCGGCGTGATGATCGCCGACCCGGCCGGCAACCTGCTGGTCCTCAACTACGCCGCCGCGGCCCTGCACGGCTTCGGCACCGGCGAGGACTACCAGCTCGGCCTGCGCGAGCTGTCGTCCCTGTTCCGCGTGCGCGACCTCGCCGGGCGGGAGCTCGCGCCGGAGGACTGGCCGCTCGGCCGGATCGTCCGCGGGGAGTCGTTCGACGACCTCGAGTTCGAGCTGGAGCGGCCGGAGCAGGGCTGGCGGCGCATCCTCTCGTACGGCGGCCGGCCGGTCGCCGGCGAGGGCGGGCGCCCCTTCGTGAACGTGCTCACGATCCGCGACGTGACCGCGCTGCACCAGGCCGAGCGCGATCGCCGCCAGCTCTTCGAGCGGGTGCAGCGGCAGGCGGCGCAGCTCGAGGCGGTGCTCGCCGCCATCGCCGACGGGCTCATCATCTACGGCCCGTCCGGCGAGGTGCTCCACATCAACCCCGCCGGCCGCGACACCACCGGGTTCGGCGACGAGCTGCTCGAGCGGCCGCTCGCGGCGCGCCTGCGCGCCGGCGACCTGGTGGACGACGCCGGGCGGCCGATCCCGATCGAGGAGACGCCGGCCTGGCGCGCGCTGCGCGGCGAGACGAGCCGGGGCCGGGTGGTCGGGATGCGCCGCCCCGACGGGCAGCGCATCTGGCACTCGGTGAGCGCCGCGCCCATCCGCGGCCCCACCGGCGAGGTGCAGGGCGCGGTGGTGAGCCTCACCGACGTCTCCGCCATCCGCGAGCTGCAGGAGCAGCGGGCGGACCTCATCCGCACCCTCTCGCACGACGTGCGGACCCCGCTCAACGTGATCGTGAACCAGGCGGAGCTGCTCCGGATGAAGCCCTCGCTGGAGGGGCTGCCGCGGCGGCTCGCGTCGATCGCGACCAGCACGCGCCGCATCACCGCGATGATCGACGACCTCGTCGAGATGGCGCGGATCCAGCTCGGCCGCGCGGCGGCGCAGCAGGCGCCGGTGGATCTCCAGGCCTTCCTCGCCGAGCTGCTCGACCGGCTCCGGGGGACGCTCCCCGTGGAGCGCGTCACCGCGGAGCTGCCGCCGGGCCTGCCGCGCGTCGCCGCCGACCCCGGCCGGCTGGAGCGGATCCTGGTGAACCTGCTCGGGAACGCGCTCAAGTACTCCGAGGGGCCGGTGCGGGTCGGCGCCCGGGCGACCGGCCCGAACCTCGAGCTCGCGGTCGCGGACCAGGGGCGCGGCATCTCCGCCGAGGACCTGCCGCGGATCTTCGACCGGTTCTTCCGGGCCGGCGACGTCGGCGAGACCGAGGGGATCGGGCTCGGGCTCTACGTGGCGCGCTCGCTCGCCGAGGCGCACGGCGGGACCATCCGCGCCGAGAGCGGCGGCCCGGGCCAGGGCAGCGTCTTCACGCTCGTGCTCCCCCTGGCGGCGGTGCCGGCGCCATGA
- a CDS encoding response regulator, which translates to MSDPGVGGGAPQAERLRVLLVEDDDDLREITAECLGMEGFETDAARDGLDALERLQADPLPHALVLDLVMPRMGGLELLERMRASSRLAGIPVVVVTGTPPATRPAAEALLQKPVDFGQLCRVLLRILERSAASG; encoded by the coding sequence ATGAGCGACCCCGGGGTCGGCGGCGGCGCGCCACAGGCGGAGCGCCTCCGGGTGCTGCTCGTGGAGGACGACGACGACCTCCGCGAGATCACCGCCGAGTGCCTCGGGATGGAGGGCTTCGAGACCGACGCGGCGCGCGACGGGCTCGACGCGCTCGAGCGGCTCCAGGCCGATCCGCTCCCGCACGCGCTGGTCCTCGACCTGGTCATGCCGCGCATGGGCGGCCTCGAGCTGCTGGAGCGGATGCGCGCGTCCTCGCGGCTCGCCGGGATCCCGGTGGTGGTCGTCACCGGCACGCCGCCCGCCACCCGCCCCGCCGCCGAGGCCCTCCTGCAGAAGCCGGTGGACTTCGGCCAGCTCTGCCGGGTGCTCCTGCGGATCCTGGAGCGCTCCGCCGCGAGCGGCTGA
- a CDS encoding pyridoxal-phosphate-dependent aminotransferase family protein, with protein MTAASLSELAPPTRLLLGPGPSPVSPRVLRALGTPPLGHLDPAFLVIMNELQAALREVFRTRNPFTIAVSGTGSAGMEAALVNLLEPGDTAVVGVNGVFGARLADIAGRCGAKVVKLEAPWGEVFTPAEVEEALAREGNVKLVALVHAETSTGARQPMEGMGDLCRRHGALLVLDTVTSLGGLPVEVDAWGVDACYSGTQKCLSCPPGLAPLTFSPRAVEVLKSRKQKVQSWYLDMSMIADYWTEGKRAYHHTAPINMVYALREALRLVLEEGLDARFARHARHSAALLAGLAALGCRPVAAEGRRLPSLNCIFAPDGVAEAPVRKAVLEEFDIEIGGGLGPLAGKVWRIGLMGDGARQGSVVAVLSALEQVLARQGKVSRPGVALEAALRVYEG; from the coding sequence ATGACCGCCGCGTCCCTGTCAGAGCTCGCCCCGCCCACGCGCCTCCTGCTCGGCCCCGGCCCGAGCCCCGTGTCGCCCCGCGTGCTGCGCGCGCTCGGGACGCCGCCGCTCGGCCACCTCGACCCCGCCTTCCTCGTCATCATGAACGAGCTGCAGGCGGCCCTGCGCGAGGTGTTCCGCACCCGGAACCCCTTCACCATCGCCGTCTCCGGCACCGGCTCGGCCGGCATGGAGGCCGCGCTCGTGAACCTGCTCGAGCCGGGCGACACCGCCGTCGTCGGCGTGAACGGCGTCTTCGGGGCGCGGCTCGCCGACATCGCCGGCCGCTGCGGCGCGAAGGTCGTGAAGCTCGAGGCCCCCTGGGGCGAGGTCTTCACGCCCGCCGAGGTGGAGGAGGCGCTGGCGCGCGAGGGGAACGTGAAGCTGGTCGCCCTCGTCCACGCCGAGACCTCGACCGGCGCCCGGCAGCCCATGGAGGGGATGGGCGACCTCTGCCGCCGGCACGGCGCGCTCCTCGTCCTCGACACCGTCACCTCCCTCGGCGGCCTCCCGGTGGAGGTGGACGCGTGGGGCGTGGACGCCTGCTACTCGGGGACGCAGAAGTGCCTCTCCTGCCCGCCGGGCCTGGCTCCCCTGACCTTCAGCCCGCGCGCCGTCGAGGTGCTGAAGTCGCGCAAGCAGAAGGTGCAGAGCTGGTACCTCGACATGAGCATGATCGCGGACTACTGGACCGAGGGCAAGCGGGCCTACCACCACACCGCGCCCATCAACATGGTCTACGCGCTCCGCGAGGCCCTGCGGCTCGTGCTCGAGGAGGGGCTCGACGCCCGGTTCGCCCGCCACGCCCGCCACAGCGCCGCGCTCCTCGCCGGCCTCGCCGCCCTCGGCTGCCGTCCGGTGGCCGCGGAGGGGCGCCGGCTCCCCTCGCTGAACTGCATCTTCGCCCCCGATGGCGTGGCGGAGGCGCCGGTGCGCAAGGCGGTCCTCGAGGAGTTCGACATCGAGATCGGCGGCGGCCTCGGCCCGCTCGCCGGCAAGGTCTGGCGCATCGGCCTGATGGGCGACGGCGCCCGCCAGGGCAGCGTGGTGGCCGTCCTGTCGGCGCTCGAGCAGGTCCTGGCCCGGCAGGGAAAGGTCTCTCGCCCCGGCGTCGCCCTCGAGGCCGCGCTGCGGGTGTACGAGGGCTGA
- a CDS encoding POTRA domain-containing protein, whose protein sequence is MPPPPARLLALLATTLVAAGAPGPAAAAAERVRAVEVDGNERTSRHVIERALGVSPGDAVDPDDLSALEQQVYNLRIFRSVRVRAEREPQGGVVLRVAVEERRTFLLLPLMGASRGAFRVGGALMDTNLLGLRKELVLIGSWSTRGSQAIALYRDPGVAQSRVVVAAEAALEDVVRERTEGGEGAYSFRDKRADVSVRAGWLLTPRLALRAGWFGVSEVSEPEPGFAAPPRARPAHGPSADLEYQGQDYRDWLNVGPALRARWREGVPALGSDRFLRAALVQGTWAFRVFDGHAASLSTALHLGQGDAVLDAVRLGGRPGTRGFDDAGLWAERAATFTADYQIPIWRPAFGTLTALGFVDAGVLGYEGRRVSWASPGVGVRLYLRNVALPAIGLDVAQSTTGRGPAGSFFLGFGG, encoded by the coding sequence GTGCCCCCGCCGCCCGCCCGCTTGCTGGCCCTCCTCGCGACGACGCTGGTCGCGGCCGGCGCCCCCGGCCCCGCCGCGGCGGCCGCCGAGCGGGTCCGGGCCGTCGAGGTGGACGGCAACGAGCGCACCAGCCGCCACGTCATCGAGCGCGCGCTGGGCGTGTCGCCGGGCGACGCGGTGGACCCCGACGACCTCTCGGCCCTCGAGCAGCAGGTCTACAACCTCCGCATCTTCCGCTCGGTCCGGGTCCGGGCCGAGCGCGAGCCGCAGGGCGGGGTGGTGCTCCGGGTCGCGGTGGAGGAGCGGCGCACCTTCCTCCTCCTCCCGCTCATGGGCGCCTCGCGCGGCGCCTTCCGCGTGGGCGGCGCGCTCATGGACACCAACCTGCTCGGCCTGCGCAAGGAGCTGGTCCTCATCGGCTCCTGGTCCACCCGCGGCAGCCAGGCCATCGCGCTCTACCGCGATCCGGGCGTGGCGCAGAGCCGGGTGGTGGTCGCCGCCGAGGCGGCGCTCGAGGACGTCGTCCGCGAGCGCACCGAGGGCGGCGAGGGCGCCTACTCCTTCCGCGACAAGCGGGCCGACGTCTCGGTGCGCGCGGGGTGGCTCCTCACGCCGCGGCTGGCGCTCCGGGCCGGCTGGTTCGGGGTGAGCGAGGTGAGCGAGCCGGAGCCGGGCTTCGCGGCGCCGCCGCGGGCGCGCCCGGCGCACGGGCCGTCGGCCGACCTCGAGTACCAGGGGCAGGACTACCGCGACTGGCTCAACGTCGGGCCGGCGCTGCGGGCGCGCTGGCGGGAGGGGGTCCCGGCGCTCGGGAGCGACCGCTTCCTCCGCGCCGCGCTCGTGCAGGGCACCTGGGCCTTCCGCGTCTTCGACGGGCACGCGGCGTCGCTCTCCACCGCGCTGCACCTCGGCCAGGGGGACGCGGTGCTCGACGCGGTCCGGCTCGGAGGACGGCCGGGGACCCGCGGCTTCGACGACGCGGGGCTCTGGGCGGAGCGGGCGGCCACCTTCACGGCGGACTATCAGATCCCGATCTGGCGCCCCGCCTTCGGGACGCTCACGGCCCTCGGCTTCGTGGACGCGGGGGTGCTCGGGTACGAGGGGCGGCGGGTCTCCTGGGCGTCCCCCGGCGTCGGGGTCCGCCTCTACCTGCGCAACGTCGCGCTGCCGGCCATCGGCCTGGACGTGGCGCAGAGCACGACGGGGCGGGGGCCGGCCGGGAGCTTCTTCCTCGGGTTCGGCGGGTAG
- a CDS encoding MFS transporter — translation MPTIERRTDHALRRALSLSTAEGMAAEVVGACSVGSGFAAGAVLAGWALHLGCGPLWLGLLGALPFFAHLAQLPAALVTSAFGRRRVAIAAVAASRQVFWPLVVLPWLPLSQGGARALLLAVAAASSLLAVVGNNAWTAWMGDLVPARVRGRYFGARTSLCTLAGTAAALAAGLALDAAGPATGRVLSALALVACVAGAATTWLMALQARSTARPAEPRLALGAALQPLRDPRARRVLLFLVAWNGAVGLSGSFFQVHLLQNLRLGYARVALHATAAAVARMAAAPLFGRAVDRAGARPVLAACSFGLAATPLLWIGASAELPWPIALDALVSGALLGGHALASFALPLETAPREGRPFYLAAFATAGGLAYALASSAGGALLLALPRALEPLSRPGGNLHLLFGLGALGRLGAAALAVKLQEAPVGAVQPTS, via the coding sequence GTGCCCACGATCGAGCGCCGAACCGACCACGCCCTCCGCCGCGCGCTGTCGCTCTCCACCGCCGAGGGGATGGCGGCCGAGGTGGTGGGCGCCTGCTCGGTCGGCAGCGGCTTCGCCGCCGGCGCGGTGCTCGCCGGGTGGGCGCTGCACCTCGGCTGCGGACCGCTCTGGCTCGGGCTGCTCGGCGCGCTCCCGTTCTTCGCCCACCTGGCGCAGCTCCCGGCGGCGCTGGTGACGAGCGCCTTCGGCCGGCGCCGGGTGGCGATCGCCGCCGTCGCGGCGTCGCGGCAGGTCTTCTGGCCGCTCGTCGTCCTGCCCTGGCTCCCGCTCTCGCAGGGCGGGGCCCGCGCGCTCCTGCTCGCCGTCGCCGCCGCCTCGAGCCTCCTCGCGGTGGTCGGCAACAACGCCTGGACCGCCTGGATGGGCGACCTCGTGCCGGCCCGCGTCCGCGGCCGCTACTTCGGCGCGCGCACCTCCCTCTGCACGCTCGCGGGCACCGCGGCGGCGCTCGCCGCCGGCCTGGCGCTCGACGCGGCCGGGCCGGCCACCGGCCGCGTCCTCTCCGCGCTCGCGCTCGTCGCCTGCGTCGCCGGGGCGGCGACCACCTGGCTCATGGCGCTGCAGGCCCGCAGCACCGCGCGGCCGGCGGAGCCGCGGCTCGCGCTCGGCGCCGCGCTCCAGCCCCTGCGCGACCCGCGCGCCAGGCGCGTCCTCCTGTTCCTCGTGGCCTGGAACGGCGCGGTCGGGCTCTCCGGCAGCTTCTTCCAGGTGCACCTGCTCCAGAACCTCAGGCTCGGTTACGCCCGGGTGGCGCTCCACGCGACGGCCGCGGCGGTGGCGCGGATGGCCGCGGCGCCGCTCTTCGGCAGGGCGGTGGACCGGGCCGGCGCGCGACCCGTGCTCGCCGCCTGCTCCTTCGGGCTCGCCGCGACGCCGCTCCTCTGGATCGGCGCCAGCGCCGAGCTCCCCTGGCCCATCGCGCTCGACGCCCTCGTGTCGGGCGCGCTCCTCGGCGGCCACGCCCTCGCGAGCTTCGCCCTGCCGCTCGAGACGGCGCCGCGCGAGGGGCGGCCCTTCTACCTGGCGGCGTTCGCGACGGCCGGCGGCCTCGCCTACGCGCTCGCCTCGTCGGCGGGCGGCGCGCTCCTCCTCGCGCTGCCCCGCGCGCTGGAGCCGCTCTCGCGCCCGGGCGGGAACCTCCACCTGCTCTTCGGCCTGGGGGCGCTGGGCCGCCTCGGCGCGGCCGCGCTCGCGGTGAAGCTGCAGGAGGCGCCGGTCGGCGCCGTCCAACCGACCTCTTGA
- a CDS encoding YbhB/YbcL family Raf kinase inhibitor-like protein, which translates to MPLTLSSPAFAAGAEIPAVHTCEGKHHSPPLAWSGAPRGTQSFALVADDPDAPDPAAPQRVFVHWVLYNLPATASALAEGAPQPPLPEGARQGKNDALRPGYTGPCPPIGRHRYFFKLYALDAVLPDLGAPTKAELLAALAGHVLAQAELMGTYRKHR; encoded by the coding sequence ATGCCGCTCACGCTCAGCTCACCTGCCTTCGCCGCCGGCGCGGAGATCCCGGCGGTGCACACCTGCGAGGGGAAGCACCACTCGCCGCCGCTCGCCTGGAGCGGCGCGCCCAGGGGGACGCAGAGCTTCGCCCTGGTCGCCGACGACCCCGACGCCCCCGATCCGGCGGCGCCTCAGCGCGTGTTCGTCCACTGGGTGCTCTACAACCTGCCGGCGACCGCGTCGGCGCTGGCCGAGGGCGCGCCGCAGCCGCCGCTGCCCGAGGGCGCGCGCCAGGGGAAGAACGACGCGCTGCGGCCGGGCTACACCGGCCCGTGCCCGCCCATCGGCCGGCACCGCTACTTCTTCAAGCTCTACGCGCTCGACGCGGTCCTGCCCGACCTCGGCGCGCCGACCAAGGCGGAGCTGCTCGCCGCCCTGGCCGGCCACGTGCTCGCGCAGGCCGAGCTGATGGGCACCTACCGCAAGCACCGGTAG
- a CDS encoding type 1 glutamine amidotransferase domain-containing protein, translating into MAQRARVACVLGDGFEDSEFRVPYDRMRAQGYEVQVIGEHAGQEIAGKQGKERVKADKGIADARPGDYQALFIPGGYSPDHLRIDRRFVEFVKAFDRDDKLIAAVCHGPQLLMTAGLVKGRTLTAWATVQDDLRQVGAQVKDDPVVRDRNWITSRKPDDLGKFSDAIVEALH; encoded by the coding sequence ATGGCGCAGCGGGCGAGGGTGGCGTGCGTGCTGGGCGACGGCTTCGAGGACTCGGAGTTCCGCGTCCCGTACGATCGGATGCGGGCGCAGGGGTACGAGGTCCAGGTGATCGGCGAGCACGCCGGCCAGGAGATCGCGGGCAAGCAGGGCAAGGAGCGGGTGAAGGCGGACAAGGGGATCGCCGACGCGCGCCCGGGCGACTACCAGGCGCTCTTCATCCCGGGCGGCTACTCCCCCGACCACCTGCGGATCGACCGCAGGTTCGTGGAGTTCGTGAAGGCCTTCGACCGCGACGACAAGCTCATCGCCGCGGTCTGTCACGGGCCGCAGCTCCTCATGACGGCGGGGCTGGTGAAGGGGCGGACGCTCACGGCCTGGGCGACGGTGCAGGACGACCTGCGGCAGGTGGGCGCGCAGGTGAAGGACGACCCGGTGGTGCGCGATCGGAACTGGATCACGAGCCGCAAGCCGGACGACCTGGGGAAGTTCAGCGACGCGATCGTCGAGGCGCTGCACTGA